The proteins below are encoded in one region of Metabacillus dongyingensis:
- a CDS encoding ROK family transcriptional regulator, with the protein MKVADRYYIREMNENLVLEIIIQQGTISRADISKLCGLNKATVSSIVNNLLEKDLVKEIGIGESSGGRKPIMVTFNEKAALSLSIDLGDNYLSSILTYLDGTIILQKNIDEIIINKRTVMKELKDLITYYLEQAPHTTYGVIGICIGIHGIVNDNQIVFAPYYNFEGLNLVENLEKVFTIPVRLENEANLSALGEKIFLTNVPNFVSISVHTGVGAGIIVNDELFRGSKGYGGEIGHMIVHQNGRKCPCGNRGCIEQYASEKRLLEVYRKKKGQKQLTFEQLILDYKNNEQEALDIVNTFINYISISVNNIFTAFDPDVFILNSRFTSDIDGLVGSIKEKINNKMNSDTIIKSSTLREKATLLGGVHVNSTSFLDIKHFSFQNMLGDSSHPASK; encoded by the coding sequence ATGAAGGTGGCAGATAGATATTACATTCGTGAGATGAATGAGAATCTCGTTCTTGAAATAATCATTCAACAAGGTACAATTTCACGAGCAGATATTTCCAAGCTGTGCGGATTAAATAAAGCAACCGTATCATCTATTGTTAACAATCTTTTAGAAAAAGACCTAGTAAAAGAAATTGGGATTGGTGAGAGTAGCGGGGGAAGAAAACCGATTATGGTGACGTTTAATGAGAAAGCGGCATTATCCCTTAGTATCGATTTAGGTGACAATTATCTCTCATCTATTCTTACTTATTTAGACGGAACAATCATTTTGCAAAAAAACATTGATGAAATCATCATTAATAAGCGGACCGTCATGAAAGAACTTAAAGACCTCATTACTTATTATCTAGAGCAGGCTCCGCACACTACCTATGGTGTTATCGGTATTTGTATAGGTATTCATGGAATTGTAAATGATAATCAAATCGTATTTGCTCCATACTATAATTTCGAAGGTTTAAATTTAGTAGAAAATCTCGAAAAGGTTTTCACGATTCCAGTAAGATTGGAAAATGAAGCAAATTTGTCTGCTTTAGGGGAGAAAATATTTTTAACCAATGTACCAAATTTCGTTAGCATCAGTGTTCATACTGGGGTAGGTGCCGGAATTATCGTTAACGATGAATTGTTTAGAGGCTCAAAGGGATATGGCGGAGAAATTGGACATATGATTGTGCATCAAAACGGAAGAAAATGCCCTTGCGGAAACAGAGGCTGTATTGAACAATACGCTTCTGAGAAACGACTTCTAGAGGTGTACCGTAAAAAGAAAGGGCAAAAACAATTAACATTTGAACAGCTTATTCTCGATTACAAAAATAATGAACAGGAAGCATTAGACATCGTGAATACTTTTATCAATTATATAAGCATTAGTGTAAATAACATCTTTACAGCCTTCGATCCCGATGTCTTTATTCTCAACAGCCGGTTTACAAGTGATATAGATGGATTGGTCGGCTCTATAAAGGAAAAAATCAACAATAAAATGAATAGCGATACGATTATCAAAAGTTCAACTTTACGGGAAAAAGCCACTCTGTTAGGCGGCGTACATGTAAACAGCACATCTTTTTTGGATATCAAGCATTTCTCATTCCAAAATATGTTAGGTGACAGCTCACATCCAGCTTCAAAATAA
- a CDS encoding HD domain-containing protein, producing MRNVTLTEVYSHPIAQKYLQRSGVAHAIAVTYHAYRLAIQHGVDPDLATKAALLHDIGHYEWYTDGEWDYEKYKENDIHAIKGAERAHKLLIRLGEDPQSAKQIALAILLHTDSYLPEGSLNQNSLQKVVRLADEMDEEPGGGHHYRTISEKTALKKIQKLDEKINQLQSPTLKKSV from the coding sequence ATGCGAAATGTAACATTGACAGAGGTTTATTCCCATCCAATTGCTCAAAAATATTTACAGCGTTCAGGAGTAGCGCATGCAATTGCAGTAACCTACCATGCATATAGATTAGCCATTCAGCACGGTGTAGATCCCGATCTTGCAACCAAGGCAGCCCTGCTTCATGATATTGGGCATTATGAGTGGTACACAGATGGGGAATGGGATTATGAAAAGTATAAAGAGAATGATATACATGCGATAAAAGGTGCAGAACGTGCCCATAAGCTTTTGATCCGTCTTGGGGAGGACCCGCAATCTGCTAAACAGATCGCATTGGCTATTTTGCTGCATACAGATTCTTACCTGCCGGAAGGCTCGCTTAATCAAAATTCACTTCAAAAAGTAGTTCGCTTAGCTGATGAAATGGATGAGGAACCAGGCGGAGGCCATCATTACCGGACAATTAGCGAAAAGACTGCATTAAAGAAAATTCAAAAGCTGGATGAAAAAATCAATCAGCTGCAAAGTCCCACCTTGAAAAAATCGGTTTAA
- a CDS encoding helix-turn-helix transcriptional regulator yields MKKHELTANLSKKMLLIRTESRYTQEEMAEVLGLSKKTLVQIEKGRQEASWSTIVALCALFRHSSILQQTTGGDPLDILQLVAHQKMQTRKEKTLGGKIWWKDVNQIKGFKLQQNVISFHFRIIDEDDYRWYSSFDRTEMENKLNELTDIHLT; encoded by the coding sequence ATGAAAAAACACGAACTAACCGCCAATCTATCTAAAAAAATGCTTCTAATCCGGACTGAATCCCGTTACACACAGGAAGAAATGGCTGAAGTACTTGGGCTCTCCAAAAAAACGCTCGTGCAGATTGAAAAGGGACGGCAGGAAGCATCATGGTCAACGATCGTTGCATTGTGTGCTCTCTTCAGACACAGCAGCATTCTTCAGCAGACTACAGGCGGTGACCCCTTAGATATTCTGCAGCTCGTTGCTCATCAAAAAATGCAGACCCGCAAGGAAAAGACACTTGGTGGAAAAATATGGTGGAAGGATGTTAATCAGATCAAAGGATTCAAACTCCAGCAAAATGTGATCAGCTTCCATTTTCGGATCATTGATGAAGACGATTATCGCTGGTACTCTTCCTTTGACCGGACAGAAATGGAAAATAAGCTGAATGAGCTGACAGATATCCATTTAACCTGA
- a CDS encoding DinB family protein, giving the protein MNSNEIFKEQLTACFFEDNWFASLETALKDLTEEQASWKQEENIHSIWEIINHLVFYNTRHLQLFKKEPLSNSHPANEETFIIKDGDNWHDQKEKLFLVIKEWIEELEKLSEEELQSSVREDNKEPWISVLLNVTIHNASHVGQIILIRKLQGSWKKELSVS; this is encoded by the coding sequence ATGAATTCAAATGAAATTTTCAAAGAACAACTAACAGCCTGCTTTTTTGAAGATAATTGGTTTGCCTCCCTTGAAACAGCCCTAAAGGATTTAACCGAGGAACAAGCCTCGTGGAAACAAGAGGAAAACATTCATTCGATTTGGGAGATTATTAATCATCTGGTTTTCTATAACACAAGACATCTTCAACTTTTTAAAAAAGAGCCTTTGTCAAACAGTCACCCTGCTAATGAAGAAACCTTCATCATCAAAGATGGTGATAATTGGCATGACCAAAAGGAGAAGCTTTTTCTGGTCATAAAAGAATGGATAGAGGAACTTGAAAAATTGTCGGAAGAAGAACTTCAATCATCCGTTCGAGAAGATAATAAAGAGCCGTGGATTTCCGTTTTGCTGAATGTAACCATCCACAATGCAAGTCATGTCGGTCAAATTATCCTTATCCGTAAACTCCAAGGAAGTTGGAAAAAGGAACTTAGTGTGTCTTGA
- a CDS encoding (S)-benzoin forming benzil reductase: MNTTIITGASRGLGEAIVKQLLKPNHQIIYLSRSENKELRRLAVEKDAALQFVACDLSNAPHVEAAIPEIFEKIDLNAAERITLINNAGTVDPMKPVGKAEAAELEAHVQLNLIAPMVLSNAFADKTRNIEAEKVVVNISSGAANNPIYGWNAYCSSKAGLDMFTKAFGLEQKQEQHPVTVLSFSPGIMDTDMQGNIRNTLPEDFAEVARFQEYHESGKLRSAEFVASELLKLLNGPIENGRVYDIKELI; encoded by the coding sequence ATGAATACGACGATTATTACTGGTGCATCCCGGGGACTCGGAGAAGCCATTGTAAAACAGCTGCTGAAACCCAACCATCAAATTATTTATCTTTCAAGGTCTGAGAATAAAGAACTAAGACGTCTTGCTGTTGAAAAAGATGCTGCTCTGCAATTTGTAGCATGCGATTTATCAAACGCTCCTCATGTTGAAGCAGCGATCCCTGAAATTTTCGAAAAAATTGATTTGAATGCTGCAGAAAGGATCACCCTGATTAACAATGCGGGTACGGTTGACCCTATGAAGCCTGTGGGGAAAGCAGAAGCGGCTGAACTTGAAGCGCATGTCCAGCTGAATTTGATCGCACCAATGGTATTATCAAATGCTTTTGCAGATAAAACCAGGAATATAGAAGCCGAAAAAGTGGTAGTCAATATTTCATCTGGCGCTGCCAACAATCCAATCTACGGATGGAATGCTTACTGCAGCTCAAAGGCTGGGCTTGATATGTTCACTAAAGCTTTTGGACTTGAACAGAAACAAGAACAGCATCCTGTCACTGTCCTATCATTTTCACCGGGAATTATGGACACAGATATGCAGGGAAATATCCGTAATACACTGCCTGAGGATTTTGCAGAAGTGGCAAGGTTTCAAGAATATCATGAATCAGGGAAGCTTAGATCCGCTGAATTTGTAGCAAGTGAACTGCTTAAGTTATTAAACGGTCCAATTGAAAATGGAAGAGTATATGACATAAAAGAACTTATATAA
- a CDS encoding cell wall-binding repeat-containing protein, with the protein MKKQLFILTTILALLVSYIVPFSTTVSAAANLTVQEAIANNSGTGTVEGYIVGYTNSGTSYDFEAPFSADTNFAIADKADETDPAKILPVQLPTALRAKFGLKTNPDIVGKKVIITGSLEAYFSVPGLKNPTAMNFDGETPEEPKPFEGIEGLRIHDIQGAGHVSPYQSQNVKAVEGVATHVVDASNFYMQDASPDDNANTSEAVLVYKPSHGIKAGDLVSVDGQVKEWVLDGYAEKLETDLAMTEINAQYGNVTIKSSGQALPAAVTIGKDAIPPTEVIDNDQLGTFDPQEDGIDFYESLEGMRVSLENPTVTGPQKYGEVPVITGKEEGKAYTKEGAPLLTKDNQNPEKMFLLLDNRSYAAKAGDQFSGTVTGVVSYSFSNFKILVKETNLPELTEREVTSDVTIIEKEEDKLTIAGYNIENFAAADTEKRDKLAKSVVNNLKSPDIIGLVEVLDESGETDDGTVKGDANYKALSDAIAANGGPAYAFTEIAPEDKKDGGVPGGNIRVGYLYNPERVTLSEGTKGDATTAVAYENGSLTLNPGRIDPANPAFEDSRKPLAAQFTFKGEDVIVINNHFNSKGGDQPLFGKNQPPVLGSEEQRLKIAEIVHSFVKDVHEKNENANVVVMGDLNDFEFSAPLQILKGSELANLVESLPAAERYTYNYQGNAQVLDHMLASNQLAAGAEYDIVNFNSPYMEEHGRASDHDAYVGQFDLSSDDEFNLSIMHTNDTHAHVEGYPRLITAVNELRSQKENSLLVDAGDVFSGTLYFRQYLGLADLHFMNHLNYDAMTLGNHEFDKDSKTLANFINEMKFPMVSSNVNVTADADLGPLFKNEIGTPGEGGNIYPVIIKEIDGEKVGIYGLTTPDTAFLASPGENVVFEDVVQKSIETIDMLKSEGVNKVIALSHLGYSPDLKLAEEVDGIDLIVGGHSHTKLDAPVLIEKEEPTVIVQAGEYLNFLGLVDVTFNKDGVVTGHNGQLVTLSNYAEDAAAKEKVEEYKVPLEEIKNQAVGNTSVELNGKRADVRTKETNLGNLIADGMVAKANESVKTHIALQNGGGIRESINSGEITLGEVLTVLPFGNNLVTLDLTGQEILDALEHSVSGVETGEGRFLQVSGIKFKYDITKPAGDRVWFAEAKTDNGFEAIDAKQTYRVATNAFTADGGDGYTMFKKAKDEGRMTELFIVDYEVFTSYLAKNNPVSPVVEGRIIQETEVNETPVKRIKGKNRYETAVEISKTGWETAKTVVLARGDSFPDALAGAPLAYKLNAPILLTEKGSLNRAAKEEIKRLGAEKAVILGGTGAVSDYVKYQLKGMDLKVQRIGGDNRFETAANIAAVLGGAPEKAIIANGRNFPDALSIASYAALKGYPVLLTDSKLLPEASKKALKNIDSTIVVGGEAAVNAKVFKQLEKPERYYGKNRYGTAAAIATELNPSNKVFITTGEDFADALAGSVLAAKENASMLLVKPKYIPFETEAALAAIKADEFNVLGGENAVSEEIVNQLKK; encoded by the coding sequence ATGAAAAAGCAGTTGTTCATTCTGACAACGATTTTGGCATTGCTTGTCAGTTATATTGTTCCATTTAGCACGACTGTATCAGCGGCAGCCAATTTAACAGTGCAAGAAGCGATCGCCAATAACTCCGGTACAGGTACTGTAGAAGGATATATAGTCGGTTATACAAACAGTGGCACCAGCTATGATTTTGAAGCGCCTTTTAGCGCTGATACAAATTTTGCTATAGCAGACAAGGCAGATGAAACGGATCCGGCAAAAATTCTTCCTGTTCAATTGCCAACAGCGCTGCGGGCAAAATTCGGTCTGAAAACGAATCCTGATATAGTGGGCAAAAAAGTCATTATTACTGGATCATTAGAAGCTTATTTTTCAGTTCCAGGACTTAAAAACCCTACTGCTATGAATTTCGATGGCGAAACACCTGAGGAACCGAAGCCATTTGAAGGAATTGAAGGCTTGCGAATTCATGATATCCAAGGTGCCGGCCATGTTTCACCTTATCAATCACAGAACGTAAAAGCAGTTGAAGGTGTAGCAACCCATGTAGTCGATGCAAGCAACTTCTATATGCAGGATGCGTCACCTGATGATAATGCAAACACATCAGAGGCTGTTCTTGTTTACAAACCGTCACACGGCATAAAAGCCGGTGATCTAGTTTCAGTAGATGGACAAGTAAAGGAATGGGTCCTGGATGGCTATGCAGAGAAGCTTGAAACGGACCTTGCCATGACAGAAATCAATGCTCAGTACGGAAATGTAACTATTAAGTCAAGCGGTCAAGCATTGCCAGCTGCTGTCACCATCGGCAAAGATGCGATTCCTCCGACTGAAGTAATCGACAATGACCAATTGGGCACATTCGATCCGCAGGAAGATGGAATTGATTTTTATGAAAGCTTGGAAGGTATGCGTGTTTCTCTTGAAAATCCGACTGTTACCGGTCCGCAAAAGTATGGTGAAGTACCTGTCATTACAGGAAAAGAAGAAGGAAAAGCCTATACAAAAGAAGGCGCGCCTTTACTAACTAAAGATAATCAAAACCCAGAGAAAATGTTCTTATTATTAGATAACCGCAGCTATGCGGCAAAAGCCGGAGATCAGTTCAGCGGAACTGTTACAGGTGTTGTGAGCTACAGCTTCAGCAACTTTAAGATTCTAGTAAAAGAAACAAATCTGCCTGAATTGACAGAGCGAGAAGTTACATCAGATGTTACAATAATCGAAAAAGAAGAAGATAAATTAACGATTGCAGGCTATAACATCGAAAACTTTGCAGCAGCAGATACGGAAAAACGCGATAAGCTTGCTAAATCTGTTGTTAACAACTTAAAATCTCCAGACATTATCGGTTTGGTAGAAGTGCTGGATGAAAGCGGCGAAACAGATGACGGGACAGTAAAAGGAGATGCAAACTACAAAGCGCTCAGCGATGCAATTGCTGCTAACGGCGGTCCTGCTTACGCATTTACTGAAATTGCACCAGAAGATAAAAAGGATGGCGGCGTTCCAGGAGGGAATATCCGTGTTGGATACCTGTACAATCCTGAAAGAGTCACTTTATCAGAAGGAACAAAAGGTGATGCAACAACGGCAGTAGCTTACGAAAATGGCTCATTGACATTAAATCCTGGACGAATCGATCCGGCAAACCCGGCTTTTGAAGACAGCCGCAAGCCGCTTGCTGCACAATTCACCTTTAAAGGAGAAGATGTTATTGTCATCAATAACCATTTCAACTCTAAAGGCGGAGACCAGCCGCTATTCGGCAAAAATCAGCCTCCTGTATTGGGCAGCGAAGAACAGCGCCTGAAAATTGCTGAAATTGTTCATTCTTTTGTAAAAGATGTTCACGAAAAAAATGAAAATGCGAATGTAGTTGTAATGGGAGATTTAAATGACTTCGAATTCTCGGCACCGCTCCAAATCCTAAAAGGTTCTGAGCTTGCGAATTTAGTTGAAAGCCTTCCTGCAGCTGAACGCTATACGTATAACTACCAAGGCAACGCACAGGTTCTTGACCACATGCTGGCATCGAATCAACTGGCTGCCGGTGCAGAATATGATATTGTCAACTTTAACTCTCCATATATGGAAGAGCATGGCCGTGCAAGTGACCACGATGCTTATGTTGGACAGTTTGACCTATCTTCTGATGACGAGTTCAATCTTTCTATTATGCATACAAATGATACACATGCACACGTTGAAGGCTATCCTCGTTTAATCACAGCTGTAAACGAATTGCGGAGTCAAAAAGAGAACAGTTTACTTGTTGATGCAGGAGACGTTTTCTCAGGAACACTATACTTCCGCCAATATCTTGGACTGGCTGATCTGCATTTTATGAATCACCTGAACTATGACGCTATGACACTCGGAAATCATGAATTTGATAAAGACTCTAAAACACTTGCAAACTTTATAAATGAAATGAAATTCCCAATGGTGTCTTCAAACGTAAATGTTACAGCAGATGCTGATTTAGGTCCCCTTTTCAAAAATGAAATCGGAACACCTGGTGAAGGCGGAAACATCTATCCTGTCATCATCAAAGAAATAGATGGAGAAAAAGTAGGGATCTATGGATTAACAACACCTGATACGGCATTCCTTGCAAGCCCGGGAGAAAATGTTGTATTCGAAGATGTTGTTCAAAAATCAATAGAAACGATCGATATGCTTAAGTCAGAAGGCGTCAACAAAGTTATTGCCCTTTCTCATTTAGGGTATTCTCCAGACTTAAAGCTTGCTGAAGAAGTAGATGGAATTGACTTAATTGTAGGCGGCCACTCTCATACAAAATTGGATGCACCAGTTTTAATCGAGAAAGAAGAGCCTACTGTTATTGTTCAAGCCGGCGAATACTTAAACTTCCTTGGTTTAGTAGATGTGACATTTAACAAAGATGGTGTTGTAACTGGTCATAATGGTCAATTAGTTACACTTTCAAACTATGCTGAGGATGCTGCTGCAAAGGAAAAAGTTGAAGAATACAAAGTGCCGCTTGAAGAAATTAAGAACCAAGCAGTTGGAAATACTTCGGTTGAACTTAACGGAAAACGTGCAGATGTACGCACAAAAGAAACAAACTTAGGAAATCTTATTGCAGATGGAATGGTTGCGAAAGCAAATGAATCTGTAAAAACGCATATTGCTCTTCAAAACGGAGGAGGAATCCGTGAGTCCATCAATTCTGGAGAGATTACGCTTGGCGAGGTTCTGACAGTTTTGCCGTTTGGAAACAACTTGGTGACACTTGACCTCACAGGCCAGGAAATCCTGGATGCCCTTGAGCACAGTGTAAGCGGAGTAGAAACAGGAGAAGGACGTTTCCTGCAAGTATCAGGTATTAAATTCAAGTATGACATAACAAAGCCTGCCGGAGACCGGGTTTGGTTTGCTGAAGCGAAAACAGATAATGGATTTGAAGCAATTGATGCAAAGCAAACATATAGAGTTGCCACCAATGCATTTACAGCAGATGGCGGAGACGGCTATACGATGTTTAAAAAAGCTAAAGATGAAGGCCGTATGACAGAGTTATTTATAGTAGATTATGAGGTCTTTACATCATATCTTGCTAAGAACAATCCAGTTTCACCTGTTGTTGAAGGCAGAATTATTCAAGAAACAGAAGTAAATGAAACTCCTGTAAAACGCATTAAGGGTAAAAATCGTTATGAAACAGCTGTTGAAATCTCTAAAACAGGCTGGGAAACAGCGAAAACCGTTGTTCTTGCCCGCGGAGATTCTTTCCCTGACGCGCTTGCCGGTGCACCGCTTGCTTATAAGCTTAATGCACCAATATTGCTGACAGAAAAGGGATCATTAAATAGAGCAGCGAAAGAAGAAATCAAGCGCCTTGGTGCCGAGAAAGCAGTTATTCTTGGCGGAACAGGTGCAGTTAGCGACTATGTGAAATACCAGCTAAAAGGAATGGACTTAAAAGTGCAGCGTATTGGCGGAGATAACCGCTTTGAAACAGCAGCAAACATTGCAGCTGTTCTAGGCGGAGCACCTGAAAAAGCGATCATAGCAAATGGAAGGAATTTCCCTGATGCGCTATCAATAGCTTCTTATGCAGCGCTTAAAGGATATCCAGTCCTATTAACGGATTCTAAGTTGCTTCCAGAAGCTTCAAAGAAAGCATTAAAAAATATAGACAGTACAATCGTAGTAGGCGGTGAAGCTGCAGTAAATGCTAAAGTATTCAAGCAGCTTGAAAAACCTGAACGCTATTACGGAAAAAACAGATACGGAACAGCTGCTGCCATTGCGACAGAGCTCAATCCATCAAATAAGGTGTTTATTACAACAGGCGAGGACTTTGCGGATGCACTTGCCGGATCTGTACTTGCAGCCAAAGAAAATGCATCAATGCTTCTAGTTAAGCCTAAATACATTCCTTTTGAAACAGAAGCAGCATTAGCGGCGATCAAAGCTGATGAATTTAACGTTCTTGGCGGAGAAAATGCGGTAAGTGAAGAGATAGTCAATCAGTTAAAAAAGTAA
- a CDS encoding PucR family transcriptional regulator, giving the protein MNKPANEAFKYNADRLEDVADRISEVLQCPITIEDINHRLLAYSTHDDCTDPARISTIIGRRVPEKVINSLWKDGTIPMLLQTDEPIRVKNIEEVGLGNRIAISIWKNNEVLGFIWALEINKRLTDDELELLKKAAQVVKNKLLNLHNRKSKKEERNQEFFWKLLTGHINKETDIINGFHDIGITPPSQHSVVLFRFSDEIKDPTEKQINYLLQTTQQVQIILSTLDQNELIILLAPKSGEPLSDIKQFVDWTILQLKERFMIDDVKAAIGSIYKEAEQIELSYTEAIAVQNIKKRFVSETVGLISFSELGIYQYLDLLHEKRKQEGFINYPLLKLKEYDEMHHTNLIETLEVYLDKDSNVNDAAKALNIHVNTLSYRIKRISQIAELDLRDPNQKITVYLNLKLDKMSL; this is encoded by the coding sequence ATGAACAAACCGGCTAATGAAGCCTTTAAATACAATGCTGACCGTCTTGAAGATGTCGCTGACCGCATCAGCGAGGTTCTTCAATGCCCGATCACGATTGAAGATATAAATCACCGCCTTCTCGCATACAGCACACATGATGACTGTACAGACCCAGCGAGGATATCAACGATCATCGGAAGGCGCGTTCCGGAGAAAGTCATTAACAGTTTATGGAAAGACGGGACGATTCCAATGCTTCTGCAAACAGATGAGCCTATCCGCGTAAAAAACATTGAGGAAGTGGGTCTTGGCAACAGGATTGCCATATCCATCTGGAAAAACAATGAAGTTCTTGGTTTTATCTGGGCCTTGGAAATTAATAAAAGGCTGACAGATGATGAGCTTGAACTTTTAAAGAAAGCTGCTCAAGTTGTTAAAAATAAGCTTCTAAACCTGCATAACCGCAAATCGAAAAAGGAAGAGCGGAACCAGGAGTTTTTCTGGAAACTGCTTACCGGGCATATCAACAAGGAAACTGACATAATCAATGGCTTTCATGATATCGGCATTACCCCTCCCTCTCAGCATTCCGTTGTCTTGTTCCGTTTCAGCGATGAAATTAAAGATCCCACTGAAAAACAAATTAATTATCTGCTTCAAACAACTCAGCAGGTTCAAATTATCCTTTCTACTCTTGATCAGAATGAACTGATTATCCTGCTTGCGCCTAAAAGCGGCGAGCCTCTTTCGGATATTAAACAATTTGTCGACTGGACCATCCTTCAGCTTAAAGAGCGATTCATGATCGACGATGTGAAGGCGGCAATAGGAAGTATATATAAAGAAGCTGAGCAAATTGAACTCAGCTATACAGAAGCAATCGCCGTTCAAAACATTAAAAAACGTTTTGTTTCAGAAACAGTCGGGCTCATCAGCTTTTCAGAACTGGGCATCTATCAATATTTGGATTTACTTCATGAAAAACGAAAGCAGGAAGGGTTTATAAACTATCCTCTTCTAAAACTGAAGGAATATGATGAGATGCATCACACAAACCTTATTGAAACACTGGAAGTTTACTTAGACAAAGACAGCAATGTGAACGATGCTGCCAAAGCGCTTAATATACATGTCAATACATTAAGCTACAGAATCAAACGCATTTCGCAGATTGCCGAGCTTGATTTAAGAGATCCAA